From Paenibacillus physcomitrellae, the proteins below share one genomic window:
- a CDS encoding MarR family winged helix-turn-helix transcriptional regulator — MEVELDHYIERLQKGWTKTFKQIENDIMRHKELGLTGPQFHMLIYIYRKGPCKVSDLADALEVKPSAITVMLDRLVQNGFVERRHDKEDRRAVLVSLTECGNQAMEEGRKKSIRIVKWYLEKLELSEVESLVNIVEKLSVMDKPPWLKK, encoded by the coding sequence GTGGAGGTAGAATTGGATCATTATATCGAACGGCTGCAAAAAGGCTGGACCAAAACGTTTAAGCAAATAGAAAATGATATTATGCGCCATAAAGAGCTTGGGCTTACCGGCCCGCAGTTCCACATGCTTATTTACATTTACCGTAAAGGGCCGTGCAAGGTCAGCGACCTGGCGGATGCTCTTGAGGTCAAGCCGAGTGCTATTACCGTAATGCTCGACCGGCTTGTCCAGAATGGATTTGTTGAGCGGCGTCATGACAAGGAAGACCGGAGAGCCGTATTGGTTTCCTTGACGGAATGCGGGAATCAGGCGATGGAAGAAGGGCGGAAGAAGTCGATCCGAATCGTCAAATGGTATTTGGAGAAACTGGAGTTATCCGAAGTGGAGAGCCTGGTTAACATCGTCGAGAAATTATCGGTAATGGACAAACCACCTTGGCTGAAAAAATAA
- a CDS encoding MurR/RpiR family transcriptional regulator, with translation MNDISTVSTPILHAVQEHLPQLSQQERRIGEYILASPASVVHLGITELADQCGVSPSTVTRFCKAFHFKGYPDFKMKLAGELAQKPAQNAYQDVIAGNDLRTIASAMEANHLASIADTTRLLDIQQIQQAVEALCGAGRIDLYGVATSSIVAQDFYQKLVRIGKNCTAFADSHMQITAATTLNKGDVAVAVSYSGETPETIAALKCAKDSGATAICLTHYGSSSLASLADIPLFSSSLEEGMRRGDMASRIAQLHIIDILFMGMVSSRFEDYVPKLEHSYHNVRSYR, from the coding sequence GTGAACGATATTTCGACGGTTTCTACTCCTATCCTGCATGCGGTGCAGGAGCATCTGCCGCAGCTTTCCCAGCAGGAGCGCCGGATTGGCGAATATATTCTGGCTTCACCGGCCTCCGTTGTCCATTTGGGTATCACGGAGCTGGCCGATCAGTGCGGCGTTAGTCCTTCGACGGTTACCCGCTTCTGCAAAGCTTTTCATTTTAAAGGTTATCCCGATTTCAAAATGAAGCTGGCCGGCGAGCTCGCTCAGAAACCGGCACAAAACGCCTATCAGGATGTGATTGCCGGCAATGACCTGCGAACCATCGCTTCAGCCATGGAGGCCAACCATTTAGCCTCGATCGCCGATACGACCCGGCTGCTTGATATCCAGCAGATCCAGCAGGCCGTTGAGGCTCTGTGCGGAGCCGGACGAATCGACCTTTACGGGGTGGCTACATCATCCATCGTCGCCCAGGATTTCTATCAGAAGCTGGTGAGGATCGGCAAGAACTGTACAGCCTTTGCGGACTCGCACATGCAGATCACAGCAGCTACTACTTTGAATAAAGGCGATGTGGCTGTAGCTGTCTCCTATTCGGGAGAAACGCCGGAAACCATTGCGGCACTCAAATGCGCCAAAGACAGCGGGGCTACAGCGATCTGCCTGACTCATTATGGCAGCAGCTCTCTAGCCTCTCTGGCCGATATTCCGCTGTTCTCTTCCTCCCTTGAGGAGGGCATGCGCCGCGGCGATATGGCTTCGCGTATTGCCCAGCTTCATATTATAGACATCCTGTTTATGGGGATGGTCAGTTCCCGGTTTGAGGATTACGTTCCCAAGCTGGAGCATTCTTATCATAATGTCCGAAGTTACCGCTAA
- the nagB gene encoding glucosamine-6-phosphate deaminase yields MPNIIKAQNEEQFNDIGAGIVASLLQSNPKALLGLATGSSPVGVYGRLVELYKEGSVSFAQAQSYNLDEYVGLPSDHPESYRRFMNEKLFNLVDILPENTHVPMGSSPDPEKAAAEYTELLQQAGRLDLQILGVGLNGHIGFNEPASELHGFTHVVTLDESTRQANARFFSSIDEVPTQAITMGIASILHAKQILLLVRGAEKAEVISRALNGPVTTHCPASLLQTHPNVIVLVDQEAGRLL; encoded by the coding sequence ATGCCAAACATTATCAAAGCGCAAAACGAAGAGCAATTTAACGACATCGGGGCAGGTATTGTTGCCAGCCTTCTGCAAAGCAATCCCAAAGCCCTGCTTGGTTTAGCTACAGGCAGCTCGCCTGTGGGCGTGTACGGTCGCCTTGTTGAGCTCTATAAAGAAGGTTCTGTAAGCTTTGCCCAAGCCCAGAGCTACAATCTGGACGAATACGTGGGTTTGCCGTCCGATCATCCGGAAAGCTACCGCCGGTTCATGAATGAGAAGCTGTTTAATCTCGTAGACATTCTTCCGGAAAATACTCATGTGCCTATGGGCTCTTCGCCTGATCCCGAGAAAGCGGCTGCTGAATATACGGAGCTTCTGCAGCAGGCCGGACGGCTGGATCTGCAAATTCTCGGCGTAGGGTTAAACGGCCATATCGGCTTTAATGAACCTGCCAGTGAGCTGCATGGCTTCACTCATGTCGTCACGCTGGATGAAAGCACGCGCCAAGCCAATGCCCGGTTCTTCTCCTCTATCGACGAGGTTCCGACCCAGGCCATTACGATGGGCATCGCTTCGATTCTGCACGCCAAGCAGATTTTACTGCTCGTCAGAGGCGCCGAGAAAGCCGAAGTTATCTCCCGCGCTCTTAATGGTCCTGTTACGACACATTGTCCGGCTTCGCTGCTGCAGACACATCCCAACGTCATCGTGCTGGTCGATCAGGAAGCGGGGCGTCTGCTTTGA
- the nagA gene encoding N-acetylglucosamine-6-phosphate deacetylase, translated as MNRSFVITNGKIVTPTGIIEDGSVAVENGVITFVGSASAVKHTLASYPEIIDADGKYVLPGFIDVHVHGGVHHDFTGADQQGIEAITRFHCSQGTTAMLATTMTAPRDVLNQVLEEVHTFKSGEMPYAQLEGVHLEGPFISPKWPGAQNPEHIVNPNRAWIEEWETRYPGLIKQVTFAPERNGALELIAYLRKQGIVAAAGHTDATYEEIMTAVDAGLHHAVHTFNAMTPMHHRKPGTAGALLSSPQMSAEIIADGIHVHPAVISVLATVKNNHNLVLITDAMSAAGLGNGDYMIGDLPVVMKDGVCTLKDSVGTLAGSTLTMIRGFRFLVQEVGLSIERASEAASGNPAKLIRIADRTGSIETGKQADLLLVDEQLELQTVWVKGLQHEA; from the coding sequence ATGAACCGTTCCTTTGTCATTACTAACGGTAAGATTGTTACCCCAACCGGGATTATTGAAGACGGATCCGTAGCCGTTGAGAACGGCGTAATCACTTTTGTCGGCTCTGCATCTGCAGTCAAACACACGCTTGCTTCCTATCCAGAAATTATAGATGCGGACGGCAAATATGTGCTTCCGGGCTTTATTGATGTTCACGTGCACGGCGGAGTCCATCATGACTTTACCGGAGCTGACCAGCAGGGAATCGAGGCTATTACCCGTTTCCACTGCTCTCAGGGAACAACGGCCATGCTGGCCACGACCATGACCGCCCCGCGGGATGTGCTGAATCAGGTGTTAGAGGAAGTCCATACCTTTAAATCGGGTGAGATGCCTTATGCCCAATTGGAAGGCGTGCATCTGGAAGGGCCGTTCATCAGCCCGAAATGGCCAGGAGCGCAAAATCCGGAGCATATCGTTAATCCGAACCGGGCCTGGATCGAAGAATGGGAAACCCGTTATCCGGGGCTCATCAAGCAGGTTACCTTCGCTCCGGAGCGCAATGGAGCTTTGGAACTGATTGCTTATCTCCGCAAGCAGGGCATTGTTGCTGCCGCAGGTCATACCGATGCAACCTATGAGGAAATCATGACGGCAGTGGATGCCGGGCTTCATCATGCCGTGCATACCTTTAACGCCATGACGCCAATGCATCACCGCAAGCCGGGGACAGCAGGTGCTCTTCTAAGCTCGCCGCAAATGAGCGCCGAAATCATTGCCGATGGCATCCATGTTCATCCGGCGGTCATTTCCGTATTGGCAACCGTCAAGAATAACCATAATCTGGTTCTGATCACGGATGCCATGTCGGCTGCCGGGCTTGGAAACGGCGATTATATGATCGGTGATCTTCCTGTCGTGATGAAAGACGGCGTATGTACGCTGAAGGACAGCGTGGGCACCTTGGCTGGCAGTACGCTGACCATGATCCGCGGATTCCGGTTCCTGGTTCAGGAAGTAGGCCTAAGCATCGAACGCGCTTCGGAAGCAGCCAGCGGCAATCCTGCTAAACTGATCCGGATCGCTGACCGGACCGGCTCGATCGAAACCGGCAAACAGGCTGATCTGCTGCTTGTCGATGAACAATTAGAGCTGCAGACCGTTTGGGTAAAAGGTCTTCAACACGAAGCTTAA
- a CDS encoding YhcN/YlaJ family sporulation lipoprotein, producing MRASKTLGLSLSAALVVGMLGLTGCGQNNKVGTQGVKNQTAHRLNINSNDQGRDNLRNMKYSQVLSKKVMEIGSVRTAHVMTSGNEAFVAVNLNGTNPSLGGTRASGNGTGSMNDLSVPNGTLGTRGPGALGTGNVTGRTSTLGRSMGQGVNPGGSDYRPNGVAGAARGLDFTSNLSGGTNPAGRYNPNPGTIYDGSRLGGGLGAQADNMPHGAGAGRGYTTYGTNNGTNNNASTIPADVRSQIERTIKRSAPQIQQVYISDNADFVNQLGSFNTGGGTTLGNNPLTNGARNVTNDLAGMIDNLFPERLRNMGRTNTGNTGIFNTNPTNNNNNRFDMNPNR from the coding sequence ATGCGAGCTTCAAAAACTTTGGGTTTGTCTTTGTCAGCAGCTCTTGTAGTCGGTATGCTTGGCCTGACCGGCTGCGGTCAAAACAATAAGGTTGGTACGCAAGGAGTGAAAAATCAAACCGCTCATCGTTTGAATATCAATTCTAACGATCAGGGCCGGGATAACTTGCGGAACATGAAGTACAGCCAAGTGCTGAGTAAAAAGGTTATGGAGATTGGCAGTGTTCGTACTGCCCATGTCATGACTTCCGGCAATGAAGCCTTTGTTGCTGTTAACTTAAACGGCACCAATCCTTCTTTGGGCGGTACTCGTGCTTCCGGCAACGGAACAGGGTCAATGAATGACCTGAGTGTGCCTAACGGAACCCTCGGTACACGGGGACCGGGCGCTCTGGGCACCGGCAACGTCACGGGCCGTACCTCAACGCTTGGACGTTCGATGGGACAAGGAGTTAACCCAGGCGGAAGCGACTACCGTCCAAATGGCGTCGCGGGTGCTGCTCGCGGACTCGACTTCACCAGTAACTTAAGCGGCGGTACCAATCCGGCAGGCAGATATAATCCGAATCCCGGAACGATCTATGACGGTTCCAGACTGGGCGGGGGATTAGGGGCACAGGCTGATAACATGCCTCATGGCGCAGGTGCTGGAAGAGGGTACACTACTTATGGTACGAATAACGGCACGAATAATAACGCCAGCACAATTCCAGCCGACGTCCGCAGCCAAATTGAACGTACAATTAAACGTTCAGCCCCGCAGATCCAGCAGGTTTATATCTCGGACAATGCCGATTTCGTAAACCAGCTTGGCAGCTTCAACACGGGCGGTGGAACAACATTGGGCAACAATCCGTTAACGAACGGTGCCCGTAACGTAACCAACGATTTGGCAGGCATGATCGACAACCTGTTCCCTGAACGTTTAAGAAATATGGGACGTACGAATACAGGCAATACGGGTATCTTTAATACGAACCCAACGAATAACAACAACAACCGGTTTGATATGAATCCGAACCGTTAA
- a CDS encoding glycosyltransferase family 4 protein, whose translation MKILFTFFIPSGGVETLNRMRSRVLRQHGVEAHLLYNQAGTGLQNISDIPVFITNSDADLRAIVQQQQYDAAIVTSDFTMAYRLRQAGFTKPILFEAQGFGMWKDAYLTVLESEPFVKHFTNGILMPPTAHLTELFDLLCPDVPRYVIPNMIDLSRFPKLDVPAPKNPIVAWIGRLEPNKNWSEFMFICYGLLQVKPGLQIRMYTDETLAAPEERNAFYGLIEQLNLTGNLHTLHSVPNDQMPYHYSLIRASGGMVISTSKMEGFGYAVGEAMACRCPVLSTDSDGVRAFIVPDVTGTFYPLGDIASAIRKALRLMEDTALRQQMTEAAYRHLQTQLSPDAYATSLIQTLYALGS comes from the coding sequence TTGAAAATTTTATTTACGTTCTTTATTCCAAGCGGCGGGGTGGAAACGCTGAACCGGATGCGCAGCAGAGTTCTGCGCCAGCACGGTGTTGAAGCCCATCTGCTGTATAATCAGGCCGGAACGGGTCTGCAAAATATTTCCGACATTCCGGTGTTCATCACGAACTCGGATGCGGATCTAAGGGCCATCGTCCAACAGCAGCAGTATGATGCCGCCATCGTGACCTCCGATTTCACGATGGCTTACCGTCTACGCCAAGCCGGGTTTACCAAACCTATCCTGTTTGAAGCCCAGGGCTTCGGTATGTGGAAGGATGCCTATTTGACCGTTCTGGAATCGGAGCCTTTCGTCAAGCATTTCACTAATGGCATTCTGATGCCGCCTACCGCTCATCTGACCGAGTTGTTTGATCTTCTCTGCCCGGATGTGCCGAGATATGTCATTCCGAATATGATTGATCTCAGCCGTTTCCCCAAGCTGGATGTACCGGCTCCGAAGAATCCGATCGTAGCCTGGATTGGCAGATTGGAACCCAATAAAAACTGGTCGGAGTTTATGTTTATCTGCTACGGACTGCTGCAGGTTAAACCTGGCTTGCAGATCCGGATGTACACGGATGAGACGCTGGCCGCTCCTGAAGAGCGCAATGCCTTCTACGGGCTGATTGAGCAGCTGAACCTGACCGGAAATCTCCATACCTTGCACAGTGTGCCAAATGATCAGATGCCTTATCATTACTCGTTGATCAGAGCCTCAGGCGGCATGGTGATTTCCACCTCCAAAATGGAAGGCTTCGGCTATGCGGTCGGAGAGGCCATGGCCTGCCGCTGTCCTGTGCTGAGTACAGATTCCGACGGGGTGCGGGCTTTTATTGTGCCGGACGTTACCGGCACCTTCTATCCGCTGGGAGACATAGCTTCCGCCATCAGGAAAGCTCTTCGTCTAATGGAGGATACAGCGCTTCGCCAGCAGATGACCGAAGCCGCATACCGGCATCTGCAAACCCAATTGTCACCGGACGCCTATGCCACTTCTTTGATCCAAACGCTTTATGCTTTGGGGAGTTAA